GCCCTGTTATAAGTAAGGTTAAACTTCTGAAGCAATAGTTTATGCATCCTGTATTCTAGTTTCAAAACACATACTTGTACAATTTCTTGCTCACACGTAAATTATCCGTTCAGTTGTAATTTCTAAAACAAATATGCATTTAAAAAATCGAATGTATTCATTCTATTTCTCACCAAacaagacacgatgggccgaatggcctccttctgtgccgtagatttctatgattctatcagcaTCCCACCCTCCCCGCCCTATTTTTTATATCGATAAAGCATTTAGATTTCACTCGCCTGTGACAGGTTTCCACATTTAATTGACATGTCTCCAACAGCTTAACGTTATGAAGCCAAGGTTGGTCCAAACTCGCGACAATTGGACTTTTGCTGCCTTTATTCACAAGCTGAATGTTCCAACAAAAAAACAACTTGGAGTGTTTGAGCTTTTTAAAGAGCTTTTCATGTCCATTTAATGAAAATGTTTTGAGAGAGAAAAGCCTGCAGTAATCAGTATTCGCACAATGGTCTTCGCACAATGGTTCTGTTAAGATTGTGAATGTGTAAATTTCTTTGTTCCAATAATATATGGCTTTCGCGGCCTGTCCTCAGTCTTTTTCTGTTAGTTCATTACTACACAATTACCATTCACGCTTCGTTACAATTTCTGTCTGCCATTAACACTCAGAAGGAGAAACTCTCCCTTTTTATCACACCAATACCATTTGAAACCAGCGAAAGTGCTCATTGCGAGTTCATCACCCATTTTCCACTGGTCTCCACACAAAACGCGTGCCAGTAAATGTATTTTCCCAAACTTTTCCAGTACAGTATACAAATATACAATTAATTGGATCTAAGTTAGAGACAATCTGCAACATAAACTAATTTGAAATGATTTCAAGCCTATTGCCACGAATAAGTTCGAAGGATAAATGATTACACGGTACGTTTGTAATCCAAATATACTTGTTTTAAATCTATAATGAAAACTTTTAATCCAATTACCGCTCCTACCTGCGCCTAGCTTTTCAAGTGCTCGAATGCGGTTATCTCGCGAAAGAGCCGAGATGTGTCCCCCCTACCTTCCTTACTGAAATTAAATAATCCCAATGTTTCTCCTCAGCCTCTTCCTCCGTGGTCCCCATCCCTGGCACATTCTCTTGGCCACTCGCCGCTCGGGGGAAGCCCAGGAGAGGGATGCTCCGTCGAGCTGTTTTCTCAGACGTGCAGCGGAAAGCTTTGGAGAAGATGTTTCAGAAACAGAAATACATCAGCAAGCCCGATAGACGCAAACTGGCTGCCAAACTGGGACTGAAGGATTCCCAGGTAATTTACAATCCAATTTTTTATCAACAGCATGCACCATTCGCGTGAACCTGTCGGATTTGCCTTTCTCGCCTCCAGTCCTGTGCTGAGCACcacagaatggttgcagcacggaaggcagccattcggcccatcgagcccgtgccggctctttttaagagcacctcagctagtcccacccgcccgccctttccccgtgaATGGGCAAAAAAAAACCTATTGCAAGTATAAGAGATCCCGAAAATTGAGAAAGGGTTGGAATCGTTTTGGGAAGGCGAagtgttacattacaacagtgactacactccaaaagtacggtgggcatgaaaggcgctatataaatgcaagtctttctttcctcgcCCCAGCTGTGAAACCACCATTGTCTGgtgggctcataagaacataagaaataggagcaggactaggccatttggcccctcgaacctgctcctccattcaataggatcatcttTTTAAGtatcttaaaaaaaaacttttctggTCTTTCAACAGGTGAAGATCTGGTTTCAGAACAGGAGAATGAAATGGAGAAATTCGAAAGAGAGAGAACTGCTGTCAGCTGGCGGCTGCCGAGAGCAGACCTTACCCACAAAGTTAAATCCTCACCCTGACCTCAGCGACGTGGGGAAGAAGTCCCCCTGCAGACTGCACTCAGGAGATGAGGAGGAGACGGGATGCAGGGACAGTCCCAAATCTTCCATATGTCAATCGCCAGAGTACAAGAGCATGGACAGCATGGACACACATCTCCGTCTGCTCTCACACCAACATACCGACAAACACACGTACTTctccgaggaggaggacgaggaggaagaaaTAACCGTTTCATAAACTTGCCTCCAGATCATTTTGCGAATGGACATTGTTGATTGCTTGCAAAGTAGGAGGGGAGAAAAAAAATTTGAACTTTTATTTGCCTGAGATGCTGTCTTTGCACAGCGTCAGTAATCTGTACACAGTTTTTTTGTACAAATTATGTGAGTTGTATGAATATTTTATACCAAGATTATTATGAATGACTATACGTATAGTTTGATTAGCTTTTAATTAAAAGGTTGCAAACTTTTTAATGACTTAACTTGAAAAATTGTAGACTTTGAGGTCATAACTTATAAAGAAATTTTTTATTTTGTATTCCGCAGTGTATAGGTGCATAATGTTTATATCATAAACGTTTTGTATGATACCAAATAAAAAGTAGACATTATGAGATGTGTTTAAAAAGACATGAATTGTGTCTGTCAGATATATTTTCACTTTTTCGTTTAGGGGAAACTCATAAGAAAGGCAGCCCTGAATTAGCCCGTGTGACCAGGAGTAACCAGGCCACAGAAAACCTTTTAACTTACCCCAGATAGATATATTCAATTCAGACAAATTAACTTAAGAGATACAACTGATCTGATACACGCTCTTGGGAGAAAGATAGCACTGTAGTTTTATTTTCAGAAATAGTAAAAAAATTTAAATAACATACTCCATTTAATTTAATAGAATTTGCAGTCATACAATGTCTTATCACCTTTCTCAgaaacatcccaaagagcttcactTACAATAGGTTGTACACTGTGTTTGGACAGGTAAGTTTAATTATGATGGTAAGGTAAAATATTTTGGTTTGCTAAGTCTATGACTGCAGCTGTACCGTTGCTACCAATCTTCCAGATAACTGTGGAGTGTGATGTTCAGTTTGCAGATTCCAGTTATACTGCATACTGTGAATAGCTCTGGGTCCCAATGAAGTCAGCCACAAAGGAGGTCTATGCACCATTGGTTGGATGCTTGAAAAGTAAGTTTAGGAAGTGCCCAATAAATCCTTAGTAGTTCCAAACAATGACACTCAATGCTGATTGGTGATCTATCCCAAAGGGTACAATAGTTTTTCTATAGATGCTCAAGTTCCTGACCTGAGTTGGATTTATTGTGTCACCAGGATAGGTAAACATGCTGGGAGCATTTCAGATCCAATGTATGCTTCCTGCATTATTGTAGGAGACATTGGGTGGAGTGGGGCCAAAGGCTTCATCACATAATAACAGCCACCCCAAAAATTATCCCTGTGACCATGTGTGTAGCTTCCTGTCCTGAGCATAGCAGCTGTGGGAACAAAGGTTGAGGTTATGTGAGTTGGTTACTGACCCCCTGGCATCTCCTGGACATAGAAAGGCAGCAACAGCCTTCAGGTAGCACATGTAGTAGACTAGGTAATTACCAGGCTCAATTTCAATGGCACTCGTACCTTTCAGGTGTGAACAGAGGACATCAGTATAGGAGCTGCTATTCAGTCCACAGAGCTTTTACACAGGTGACTGATGTTTTGTTCAGTCATGCCCAATATATGAACTTTGGAATGGAGCATTACTTTCAGTCACAACTGCAGCAGAGTTCTACCAGCTTGCACAATCTGCTAGGGTTCAGGGAACCTGACAGatatcaggttgcaaatacatctgagaatcagggtatatatagaaaggtcagaggagaagtgaaaataagaggggcaaagagaggatatgagaatagaatggcagccaacataaaagttggggagcaggcggggaaatggagctgagtccatgatcagatcagccatgatcttattgaatggcagagcaggctcgaggggtcgtaatggcctactcatgctcctatttctttgttcttatgtaaaaggtaatccaaaagtcttctatagacatgtaaatagtaaaagggtagtcatagagtcatagaatcatagaaatttacagcacggtaggaggccattttggcccaacgTGTCCATTCagtccgacaaagagctatccagcctgatcccatgttccagctcttgctccatagctttgtaggttatggcgcttcaagtgcacatccaagtactttttaaaagtggtgaaggtttctgcctctaccaccctttcagtgagttccagacccccaccacactctgggtgaaaacatttcccctcaaatcccctctaaaactcctacacattactttaaatctatgccccttggttgttgacccctctgctaagagaaatgggtccttcctatccaccctatctaggtccctcataattttatacacctcaataaggtctcctctcagccttctctgttccaaagaaaacaaatccagcctatccaatctttcctcatagataaaattctccagtccaggtagtaagaggaggggttgggccaattagggaccaaaaaggagaccaatGCTTAAGGCAGAGGGTATGGTTGAGGTACTAAACAAGTACTATGCATCTGCCTTCACAAAGAAAGAGGATACTGCCATATAAATagtgaaggaggagatagtgatgaaacttgatgggataaaaattgataaagaggagatatTAGTAAGActgactgtacttaaagtagataaattaccaggagcagatgggatgcatcctaatatgctaagggaattgagggagaaaatcatggaggtactggccatagatACGGGGGTGGCGCCAGAGGAcgagagaattgtaaatgttaaaaAATTGTTCAAAAAATAGTGtaacgataaacccagcaactacgggCCAGTCAGTTTAAACTTGGTAGTgtggaaacttttagaaacagtaatcaaggacaaaattaagagtcacttggataggtgtggattaattaaggaaatccaGCATGGATTCGCTAACAGAAAAACGTGTTTAACTaaattgatcgagttttttgatgaggtaacagaaagggttaattagggtaatgcagttgatgtggtgtacatggacttcaaaaaggcgtttgataacatgccacataataggcttgccaaaaaagttgaagcccatggaataaaagggacaatggcagcatagaTACGGAATTGGTTAAatgacaggaaacacagagtagtggtgaacggtagtTCTtcaaactggaggaaggtatactgtggtgttccccaggaccAGTTCTGGGactactgtttttcttgatatatattaatgacttacatatgggtgtacagggcacaatttcaaaatttgcagatgacacaacatttgaaagtatagtgaacagtgaggatgagagtgatagacttcaggaaggcatagataggctggtgaaatgggtggacacatggaagatgaaatttagtgcagaaaaatgtgaagtgatacattttggtagaaagaagaggacatataaactaaatgatacaatcctggagggggtgcacgaacagagagacctgggggtatgtgtgcacaaatcgttgaaggtggcagggcataaATAGATATATATAAACAAAAGTGTTGAAATTATGATGAAACTGTATAAAACatctggagtaatgtgtccaattctggacactgcactttaggaaggatgtgaaggccttagatgcagaaaagatttacatgaatgattccagggatgagggacttcagttacgtttatagactggagaaactggggttgttctccttggagcagagaagattgagaggagatttgatagagatgctcaTAGTCATGAGGGAtccggacagagcagatagagggaaactgttcccatcggcagatgggtcgggaaccagaggatacagatttaagctgattggcaaaagaaccaaaggcgaagtAAGACAAAACTTTTTCTGCAGTGACTGGTTGGGGTCTGGGCtgcactgtctgaaagagtggtggaggcagactcaatcttatcttccaaaagggagttgaataagtatctgaaggtaaaaaaattgcagggctacgatgaaagggcaggggaatgggattagctgagagttggcacaagCTCAATGTgccgaaaggctaagtgagtgggcaaaaatttggcagatggagtataatgtgggatgtgtgaggttatccactttggcagaaaaaatagaaaagcaaattacaatttaaatggagaaaaattgcaaagtgctgcagtacagagttacCTGGGgttcctcgtgcatgaaacacaaaaagttagtatgcatgtacagcaagtaatctggaaggcaaatggaatgttggcctttattgcaagggggatagagtataaaaacagaaaagtcctgctacaaatgtacagggtattggtgagatcacacctagtgtactgcatacagttttggtctcagtatttaaggaaggatatacttgcattggaggctgttcagagaaggttcactaggttgattccggaggtgagggagttgacttatgaagataggttgagtactttggacctatacacattggagttcagaacatgagaggtgatcttatcgaaacatataagataatgagggggctcgacaaggtggatgcagagaggatatttccactcagaggggaaactaaaactaggggacatagtctcagaataaggggccgcccatttaaaactgagatgagaaggagtttcttctctcagagggttgtaaatctatggcattctctgccccagagagctgtggaggctgggtcattgaatatatttaaggcggagatagacatatttttgagcgataagggaataaaggggagcgggcagggaagtggagatgagtccacgatcagatcagccatgatcttattgaatggcgctgcaggctcgaggggccaaatagcctactcctgcgcctatttcttatattcttatgttctgtgctataaccattctatgattcattgaTTGTACTCATGTTGCATACTTAGGCACTACACCAACACCATGGTACACATACATTAAAATCACTTCCATGTATAGGTGTGTGACCCTGATTTAGGATTGTACATGTTAATATATTCTTTCACAAGAATATCCATCAGTCATACATCCTAATTCAATCCAACATTACTGAGCTCGTTCAAGGGGAGGGAATAGTTG
This genomic window from Pristiophorus japonicus isolate sPriJap1 chromosome 14, sPriJap1.hap1, whole genome shotgun sequence contains:
- the dbx1a gene encoding homeobox protein DBX1-A is translated as MMFPSVIAPSAMYPGLLRPTPTLTLPQSLQSAFSSHAMGASFLVEDLLRISRPSNYLPRSVTATLSASASGSTTTPSPVTTEQVSTAGSVTSGICSPHTSISTGSDSNYLKFGVHAILSSTPRTETSHPLIQGLSPKTFSFPYFEGSFQPFLRSSYFPASSSVVPIPGTFSWPLAARGKPRRGMLRRAVFSDVQRKALEKMFQKQKYISKPDRRKLAAKLGLKDSQVKIWFQNRRMKWRNSKERELLSAGGCREQTLPTKLNPHPDLSDVGKKSPCRLHSGDEEETGCRDSPKSSICQSPEYKSMDSMDTHLRLLSHQHTDKHTYFSEEEDEEEEITVS